A genomic window from Sulfurospirillum multivorans DSM 12446 includes:
- a CDS encoding HD domain-containing protein, with product MLVKNSLPEFYVKLAATVEIFRTINKTNESLEKSIVDAIPVIQEKDLDPIRKNGLDDYQDYILSRIKTEEFSNLAKYLMLCMHEFNFKGVSSVPNNTTLISEFSALSDYEILSKTNLHNHTLNCALCSFEICKDQPQVIKDIVVNICLLHDFGKSPIVQKRFKDKNERHDQTSARFAIDVLEKFGLSEELKKIIYTTLFNHHSEEKNKEQTIYSPFLIQSDIAARTIEKRFSKAKR from the coding sequence ATGCTAGTAAAAAACAGCCTACCTGAATTTTACGTGAAACTTGCTGCAACAGTTGAAATTTTCAGAACGATTAATAAGACAAATGAAAGTCTTGAGAAATCCATTGTGGACGCAATCCCCGTAATCCAAGAAAAAGACTTAGATCCAATTAGAAAAAATGGATTAGACGATTATCAAGATTACATTCTGTCTCGAATTAAAACAGAGGAGTTCTCAAATCTTGCAAAATATCTAATGCTCTGTATGCATGAGTTCAATTTTAAAGGAGTTTCAAGTGTTCCAAATAATACGACTCTTATTTCTGAATTCTCCGCTCTCTCTGATTATGAGATTCTTTCTAAGACTAATTTACATAATCATACGTTGAATTGCGCATTATGCTCTTTTGAGATATGCAAAGATCAACCGCAAGTCATTAAGGACATCGTTGTCAATATCTGCTTACTGCACGATTTTGGTAAATCTCCAATTGTGCAAAAACGATTTAAAGACAAAAATGAAAGACACGATCAAACCAGTGCTAGATTTGCGATTGATGTCTTAGAAAAATTTGGACTCTCAGAAGAACTCAAAAAAATAATCTACACAACACTTTTTAATCATCACAGTGAAGAGAAAAACAAAGAACAAACTATTTATTCACCATTCCTAATTCAATCTGATATTGCAGCTAGAACTATTGAAAAAAGATTTTCAAAGGCTAAGCGATGA
- a CDS encoding metal-dependent hydrolase produces the protein MLLASTITFGALTYVKQHYPIYSPSSLVSVVIILSGIIVGSIFPDIDEDESYIGNKLKLFSVVISSLFKHRTFTHYLITPILCLTLTYFFVEPHSYTQLFFYSFSIGILMHDLGDMLTNGGIRGFFFPLFPNTRIALLPSFLRFGTFSLTEYVFIGLILFPSHTYLVLHYFNIIR, from the coding sequence ATGTTATTAGCTTCAACCATAACGTTTGGCGCATTAACTTATGTTAAACAGCACTACCCTATTTACTCGCCCTCCTCACTTGTATCTGTTGTGATAATCCTAAGCGGAATAATTGTTGGCTCAATCTTTCCAGATATTGACGAAGATGAAAGCTATATTGGGAATAAGTTGAAGCTATTCAGTGTTGTTATATCGTCTCTTTTCAAGCATAGAACGTTTACGCACTATCTCATAACCCCGATACTTTGCCTAACTTTAACATATTTTTTTGTGGAACCCCATAGTTATACCCAACTTTTCTTTTACTCTTTTAGCATCGGTATTTTGATGCATGATTTAGGTGATATGTTAACCAACGGAGGAATTAGAGGATTTTTCTTCCCCCTCTTCCCAAATACGCGTATTGCATTGCTTCCTTCATTTTTGCGATTCGGAACATTCAGTTTAACGGAATATGTATTTATTGGGCTTATTCTGTTTCCATCACACACATATTTAGTACTCCATTATTTCAACATAATCCGATGA
- a CDS encoding heavy metal-binding domain-containing protein, with the protein MVKVVTNTDGYQVIGHVAVNKLAQPNLVKLSVKIKELFGRLNGTTREMYQGHIDDANQKADEAFDKQLKDMGADAVTQIRTNTQMFEIRSDVYILSTIEAVALKETKVE; encoded by the coding sequence ATGGTTAAAGTCGTTACCAATACGGATGGATACCAAGTAATTGGACATGTTGCCGTCAACAAATTAGCGCAACCAAATCTGGTCAAGCTAAGTGTAAAAATAAAAGAGTTGTTTGGTCGTTTAAACGGTACCACGAGAGAAATGTACCAAGGTCATATTGACGATGCAAACCAAAAGGCAGATGAAGCGTTTGACAAACAATTGAAAGATATGGGTGCTGATGCAGTCACACAGATTCGCACAAATACACAAATGTTTGAAATCAGAAGTGATGTTTACATTCTTTCTACGATTGAAGCTGTCGCTTTAAAAGAAACCAAAGTGGAGTAG
- a CDS encoding TraE/TraK family type IV conjugative transfer system protein codes for MKNWFIIKAGTDYEDINSALIEVNEILWKTCIFFIIVIIALVIGYLNLKDTVTVNVEMPSTIYQSKDLTIRRGLNWADASYYDVWGRYLADEMTNFEAGDIAHKYAILQKMMRPSLAIKKDAQIQEFVKNIVTNKIKQTFTIMQASEPQELEKNKFRLIYNGISQISIGTKTMPKKECHFAVDLKIYDDGVLYVEDFGTNCLQ; via the coding sequence ATGAAAAATTGGTTTATCATAAAAGCTGGAACTGATTACGAAGACATCAATTCAGCATTAATTGAAGTCAACGAAATACTATGGAAAACATGTATCTTTTTTATCATCGTAATTATCGCACTTGTCATTGGATACTTAAATTTAAAAGATACCGTCACTGTAAATGTTGAAATGCCGTCAACTATTTATCAATCCAAAGATCTCACAATTAGACGTGGGCTTAACTGGGCAGACGCTTCATACTATGATGTTTGGGGTAGATACTTAGCAGATGAAATGACCAACTTTGAGGCAGGAGATATAGCACACAAATACGCAATTTTACAAAAAATGATGCGCCCCTCTCTTGCAATTAAAAAAGATGCCCAAATCCAAGAATTTGTAAAAAATATCGTTACCAACAAGATCAAACAAACGTTCACAATTATGCAAGCATCTGAACCACAGGAACTTGAGAAAAATAAATTCAGACTAATCTATAACGGCATTTCTCAGATATCAATCGGTACTAAGACTATGCCCAAAAAAGAATGTCATTTTGCGGTTGATTTAAAAATATACGATGATGGAGTTTTATATGTTGAAGATTTCGGCACTAACTGCTTACAGTAG
- a CDS encoding TraK domain-containing protein, giving the protein MLKISALTAYSSIIALALITSQAQAKDIPIVRKITFLLPLKEFSTIEFPFEIKSHDFTPFVSLSSASANKDGLTDNHSSSESQDYALPSLDDKKNPMQATPNGLKQTSSTPPLPPMNGNKKPIEWQKGGNFFKFYPRKVGETQLIVFGYEKYPIIINLSVVENKDDVQDSVYKFVDYEAKKDVAQKFESTNHDKVVVGITKSLYNNEPPKGYEVISKQGEFTSQGLHFRLIKEFQGKNYSGVEYIMQNTTKDTINTDAGIFKGQKGIYGITFVHDILEPGRSTRLFIVKQRGADD; this is encoded by the coding sequence ATGTTGAAGATTTCGGCACTAACTGCTTACAGTAGCATTATCGCTCTTGCTTTGATAACAAGTCAAGCTCAGGCTAAGGACATCCCTATTGTGCGTAAAATCACTTTTTTGCTCCCTCTAAAAGAGTTTAGCACTATTGAGTTTCCTTTTGAAATAAAAAGCCATGATTTTACGCCATTTGTATCTTTATCATCTGCTAGTGCGAATAAAGATGGTTTGACTGACAATCATTCTTCAAGCGAATCTCAGGATTACGCATTACCAAGCCTTGATGATAAAAAAAATCCTATGCAGGCAACACCAAATGGGCTAAAGCAAACTTCTTCCACGCCACCATTGCCACCTATGAATGGCAATAAAAAACCGATCGAATGGCAAAAAGGAGGAAATTTTTTCAAATTCTATCCTCGCAAAGTCGGTGAAACGCAACTGATTGTTTTTGGATACGAAAAATACCCCATTATTATCAACTTAAGTGTTGTAGAAAATAAAGATGATGTGCAGGATAGTGTTTACAAATTTGTAGATTATGAAGCAAAAAAAGATGTTGCTCAAAAATTTGAGTCAACCAATCATGATAAAGTCGTTGTAGGTATCACGAAATCACTTTACAACAATGAGCCCCCAAAGGGATACGAGGTTATATCAAAGCAAGGCGAATTTACGAGTCAAGGGTTGCATTTTCGTTTAATAAAAGAATTCCAAGGCAAGAATTATTCAGGTGTCGAATACATTATGCAAAATACAACAAAAGACACGATCAATACTGATGCAGGAATCTTTAAAGGACAAAAAGGAATCTATGGTATTACCTTTGTCCACGACATCTTAGAACCAGGAAGAAGCACGCGCTTATTCATCGTGAAACAAAGGGGAGCAGATGATTAA
- a CDS encoding TraB/VirB10 family protein: MINPFKKGSIYDRDVDENTLPNADPDQTKNSLMNFTDKALELLKKLNKFSVPNDQNKNSEMDALAELSTLDQKVSDIRKKTLQRIFGVMMFLSFGLFLIFVFAKWGLFMWRDSKRPEVETKVQELKLEVNPLNKWQEIKDQQINQLGEDIKKVEANVDKKMNEVQNTISSELNDTKASVTQSLVVLQEANKQTITDALSDIKNEIKSIGDDAKQYTDQKNLTISEKIAQIESRKKDTNTSSLDYSKLSLPPLPQMEGKQGDMSPSQIQQKLAQINQKPQYVEDDINDNSAPLNFSTMTIEDNNTTIVMPKMTMMAGVQRATLVAGADVPTLQKGNDLTRVVWLSTSGEMLISNGHTANIRECILQAAATGNFATSSADIRLTKISCSALDNDGKYYKLVGNVKGWVNGETGKQGLKGRLVTKEGELIEKAVPLAILEGAIKALENSTKSSSTVYTYPGATSTTTADNLKDSFTEGTTKTASTTLDKFSDYYLMILEQLNPTIELKAGREVSIWFEGGEQLTMEEYTPLDVDYFEHKGFEQ; the protein is encoded by the coding sequence ATGATTAATCCCTTCAAAAAAGGTTCTATCTATGATCGAGATGTAGATGAAAATACTTTACCTAATGCAGATCCCGATCAAACAAAAAATTCTTTAATGAACTTCACAGATAAGGCATTAGAATTATTAAAAAAACTGAATAAATTCTCTGTTCCAAATGACCAAAATAAAAATTCTGAAATGGATGCTTTAGCTGAATTATCTACGCTTGATCAAAAAGTGAGTGACATTAGAAAAAAAACATTACAAAGAATTTTTGGTGTCATGATGTTTCTTTCCTTTGGCCTTTTCCTTATTTTTGTATTTGCCAAATGGGGCTTATTCATGTGGCGTGATTCTAAACGACCAGAGGTAGAAACCAAAGTTCAAGAACTCAAACTTGAAGTCAATCCATTAAATAAATGGCAAGAGATCAAAGATCAGCAAATTAATCAATTAGGTGAAGATATTAAAAAAGTCGAAGCTAACGTTGATAAAAAAATGAATGAAGTGCAAAACACCATTTCTTCAGAACTTAATGATACAAAAGCCAGTGTGACACAAAGTCTTGTGGTTTTACAAGAGGCAAATAAGCAAACCATAACTGATGCCCTCTCTGATATTAAAAATGAGATTAAGAGCATCGGTGATGATGCAAAACAATATACCGATCAAAAAAACTTAACAATTTCAGAAAAAATTGCTCAAATTGAATCAAGAAAAAAAGACACTAATACCTCTTCTTTAGACTACAGCAAACTATCTCTCCCTCCACTTCCACAAATGGAGGGGAAACAAGGAGATATGTCACCAAGTCAAATACAACAAAAATTAGCTCAAATCAATCAGAAGCCTCAATATGTCGAGGATGATATCAACGACAATTCTGCACCTCTTAATTTTTCTACAATGACAATAGAAGACAATAATACCACTATTGTTATGCCAAAAATGACCATGATGGCTGGTGTACAAAGAGCGACACTTGTCGCTGGTGCAGATGTTCCAACACTTCAAAAAGGAAATGATCTAACCCGTGTTGTGTGGCTTTCAACTTCTGGTGAAATGCTTATATCAAATGGTCACACTGCAAATATCAGAGAGTGTATTCTTCAAGCCGCTGCAACGGGAAATTTTGCTACGTCTAGTGCAGATATTAGACTTACTAAAATTTCTTGTTCTGCATTAGATAATGATGGAAAATATTACAAACTTGTCGGCAATGTAAAAGGTTGGGTCAATGGAGAAACAGGCAAACAAGGATTAAAAGGTCGCCTTGTAACGAAAGAAGGTGAACTTATTGAAAAAGCAGTACCTTTAGCAATACTAGAAGGCGCGATTAAAGCATTAGAAAACTCAACGAAAAGCAGTAGCACTGTTTACACTTATCCTGGTGCAACATCCACTACTACAGCAGATAATTTAAAAGATTCATTCACAGAAGGAACCACTAAAACTGCATCAACAACGCTTGATAAATTTAGTGATTATTATTTAATGATCTTGGAACAACTCAACCCAACAATTGAATTAAAAGCAGGTAGAGAAGTCTCAATATGGTTTGAAGGTGGTGAACAATTAACCATGGAAGAATACACACCACTTGATGTTGATTATTTTGAACACAAAGGATTTGAGCAATGA
- a CDS encoding recombinase family protein, translating to MTKLDLAKAIGVHRTTITHWVKSDKIHPEPKQQGKPQLFSYRKVMMELGREPKEFYTLIYLSDVTCNEFTPEEELRLLKNFCVGNGWRFKIIIDSILSANSNELFKALLSGCVERMIISSMSSIGFVEFKYLKSLCDEKLIPIIPLQQITNETLDFCKHAILVVKKLAGTNEEILEDIRNEFCK from the coding sequence ATGACTAAACTTGATCTCGCTAAAGCCATTGGTGTACACAGGACAACAATCACGCATTGGGTTAAAAGCGACAAAATTCATCCTGAACCGAAGCAACAAGGTAAACCACAACTTTTTTCTTATCGTAAAGTCATGATGGAATTAGGCAGAGAACCTAAAGAGTTTTATACCTTGATCTACTTAAGTGATGTTACATGTAACGAATTCACACCAGAGGAAGAGTTGCGTTTATTAAAAAACTTCTGTGTGGGTAATGGTTGGAGATTTAAAATCATCATAGACTCCATACTAAGTGCAAATTCAAATGAGCTCTTTAAAGCATTGCTGAGTGGTTGCGTAGAGCGAATGATTATCTCATCAATGAGTTCAATTGGATTTGTTGAGTTCAAATATCTCAAATCGCTTTGTGATGAAAAGCTAATACCCATTATTCCCTTACAACAAATCACAAATGAAACACTTGACTTTTGTAAGCATGCAATTTTGGTAGTAAAAAAACTTGCTGGTACCAATGAAGAAATCCTAGAGGACATAAGAAATGAATTCTGTAAATAG
- a CDS encoding conjugal transfer protein TraG N-terminal domain-containing protein, with protein sequence MLMKFAILVSLFIVNASAYTIDTSSTSVYRKDFGIFVYGDIESIENAFILIQAVSTSSKLQTIIALFMLFFLPYTAYKMSSSGTFKPLFTNLTYVTASILTMSTATVPSASMHIEDLRTETIYAGLPAQTYAKIDNIPYPIALVTSTVSTITDSLMILYEDATALLKPDLASASSTAIGSGNAINDLIKILQFSSFDRSNDEATNLFVRSFTAYVEQCGLKQALNVNPDLVINFKNPSKDLFKSIDPSSLGITGSSYTLSFIDSINGEKSYQCDVFWNNNVISHYSTIAAKLKERLSKVLTGNLNSPDVVHSYLTLGGTINDTVISSEIGKMDAFIINAASRAPLSKAFANTAIDMSSGQDLANRITAGASLAEMQMQGAGQMKWVSEVLPFGYHYMLGIIYSISMLVMIVATAFGYEKGFVIWKNFTKGLTTYEFIKISLVLVNSSVNQYTSKHAADFIASLGSNPATVDSIPYYYNYMATMSGVAGTLGVIAILSIPAMVFSGEVSMAMSALGSIAGKYKGNDTRTAQEVTAEQKSKQEAYERELQDQAMLDHLGISAPAGMGASEFYSMYKKGAEVANSSWGAQRMGTNALADAGLAIKGQTMQGISAGATLGTHTAMGEFVSSGVSGGLRHSGGIKGEGNALADFGEDSIMLSAELGAYTQSAEGVKMTEGRVNAGLANGSDGRLTSKALKSMGRRAGFDSANLAAMADAKYTDKNGNALTDEDAFALRGKAAAGQSAEMPIKDAAYIKTAMDSSGGLNHKYASGLGTSEEAKFASVKGVGALSSANQDRYVKASENASTIKAAQTIGDTEGQMKQYGDEAKKAGKELADVIRDVANTVAQGKTASTFGSIEGAGGAQGYIDTSRRKASADMSALTTTMSTADKEYVGGYEAFVKDSAMVSAEQSVGNVGGLLNTPKEHRASFIQKALEKAEKDGRYDEVRSDFERAGLVDKNGVANPDNWISGTSFLKANNMNAHNALVAGGMVFSGALGENASVQASSLSSLTSGDKTTVDNQSIEKGGAIYDISSDKLQKVIAFNMHQQAHSGKQISYDKATGKFNMPDKETAQEFADFTGDANLIKNTRQNALDETLAEVADFLGVSPTGIVAGVGGTAVGLGGIALGRQLGLSGKKSEINKAGDKTKQSKTNDVDSQHGGSFHDDIKNYTEEYGASKELFDKESRNLDDLKGQRGRIDDDHPRAHKLDEQIAESEKRMGEHKNDMEIADRNVKATKHLATQDIHAKASHSKFGFLGQALTSIAASVGIANAGEFGETLENTMNAIDPMSNLLIGQPLGAGSDTFKPMSAQRQDIKNIPVMTLNAAQNDSGLAPAIDEYNSQQNVSALQKMQPNTIATMQTRGGEMSLMKNSKSGNLDIHLPGQSFAENTGIPYSNFQDFMSNPAQAQQFAQMAAKSNFDGQSGGGVASATDMEQLKNEMNTNFQRSTVQTMNLRSSTSTSAMEIENTREIIEDQLTSSIDSIEETLEDVQKRLERR encoded by the coding sequence ATGTTGATGAAATTTGCCATTTTGGTTTCACTTTTTATTGTAAATGCAAGTGCTTACACCATTGATACTTCAAGCACTTCGGTGTACCGAAAAGATTTTGGTATTTTTGTCTATGGGGATATTGAAAGTATAGAAAACGCATTTATTTTAATTCAAGCTGTTTCAACCAGTAGCAAGCTACAAACGATTATTGCCCTTTTTATGCTTTTTTTCTTGCCTTACACTGCCTATAAAATGAGTTCCTCTGGAACATTTAAACCATTGTTCACAAATTTAACCTATGTAACAGCAAGCATCCTTACTATGTCAACGGCTACAGTTCCATCTGCTTCCATGCACATAGAAGATTTACGGACAGAAACGATCTACGCTGGATTACCTGCGCAAACATACGCGAAGATTGATAATATCCCCTATCCTATTGCATTAGTGACCAGTACGGTCTCAACAATAACTGATAGCTTAATGATACTCTATGAAGATGCAACAGCATTATTAAAACCTGATTTGGCTAGTGCTTCATCTACAGCTATTGGATCAGGCAATGCAATTAATGACCTTATAAAAATTTTACAATTTAGCTCATTTGATAGATCGAATGATGAAGCCACAAATCTCTTTGTACGCTCCTTCACTGCCTATGTGGAACAATGTGGTTTAAAGCAAGCATTGAATGTTAACCCAGATCTTGTCATCAATTTTAAAAACCCATCAAAGGATCTTTTTAAATCAATTGATCCATCAAGTTTAGGTATTACAGGAAGTTCTTATACACTCAGTTTCATCGACTCAATAAATGGTGAAAAAAGCTATCAATGCGATGTTTTTTGGAATAATAATGTCATTTCTCATTACTCGACCATTGCCGCAAAATTAAAAGAAAGGCTAAGTAAAGTTCTAACTGGGAACCTTAATTCACCTGATGTTGTACACTCCTATTTAACGCTTGGTGGAACAATCAACGATACTGTTATCTCCAGTGAGATTGGCAAGATGGATGCCTTCATCATCAATGCCGCATCAAGAGCACCTTTAAGTAAAGCATTTGCCAATACTGCAATCGATATGTCTTCAGGTCAAGATTTAGCGAATAGAATCACAGCAGGAGCATCGTTGGCTGAAATGCAAATGCAAGGTGCAGGACAGATGAAATGGGTATCTGAAGTCTTGCCTTTTGGGTACCACTACATGTTAGGAATCATTTACTCAATATCCATGTTAGTGATGATAGTGGCTACAGCATTTGGATATGAAAAAGGTTTTGTCATTTGGAAAAACTTCACAAAAGGTCTTACAACCTATGAATTCATCAAAATATCGCTCGTACTTGTAAATTCAAGTGTCAATCAATATACCTCAAAACATGCCGCGGATTTTATAGCTTCACTCGGATCAAACCCTGCGACAGTAGATTCAATTCCTTATTACTACAACTATATGGCAACGATGTCAGGTGTAGCAGGTACACTTGGAGTAATTGCCATTTTATCAATCCCTGCAATGGTATTTAGCGGTGAAGTATCTATGGCAATGAGCGCATTAGGTTCAATCGCGGGTAAATACAAAGGTAATGATACAAGAACAGCACAGGAAGTCACTGCTGAACAAAAATCAAAACAAGAAGCTTATGAGCGAGAACTCCAAGATCAAGCGATGCTTGATCATTTAGGCATATCGGCACCCGCAGGTATGGGAGCCTCTGAGTTTTACAGCATGTACAAAAAAGGTGCAGAAGTCGCAAATTCAAGTTGGGGTGCTCAGCGAATGGGTACTAATGCCTTAGCTGATGCGGGTTTAGCTATTAAAGGTCAAACCATGCAAGGCATCAGTGCAGGGGCAACATTAGGAACACACACCGCGATGGGTGAGTTTGTATCATCGGGTGTATCAGGCGGTTTACGTCACTCAGGTGGCATTAAAGGAGAGGGAAACGCTCTAGCAGACTTTGGAGAAGATTCGATAATGCTTTCAGCAGAGTTGGGAGCATATACGCAAAGTGCAGAGGGTGTCAAAATGACAGAGGGGCGAGTTAATGCAGGTCTTGCGAATGGCTCGGATGGAAGATTAACCTCAAAAGCTCTCAAAAGCATGGGTAGACGAGCAGGGTTTGACTCCGCAAATTTAGCGGCTATGGCAGATGCAAAATATACTGATAAAAATGGTAATGCGCTAACGGATGAAGATGCCTTTGCACTCAGAGGTAAAGCCGCCGCAGGACAATCCGCAGAAATGCCGATAAAAGATGCCGCTTACATCAAAACTGCCATGGATTCGAGTGGAGGATTGAATCACAAATACGCTTCAGGTCTCGGAACATCAGAAGAAGCAAAATTTGCTTCGGTCAAAGGGGTCGGTGCGCTTTCAAGTGCGAATCAAGATAGGTATGTCAAAGCTTCAGAGAATGCATCTACTATTAAAGCAGCTCAAACCATTGGTGATACTGAAGGACAGATGAAGCAGTATGGTGATGAAGCCAAAAAAGCAGGAAAAGAGCTCGCTGATGTTATTCGTGATGTTGCTAATACCGTTGCACAAGGTAAAACAGCATCAACATTTGGGTCAATTGAAGGTGCTGGTGGAGCACAAGGTTATATTGATACATCAAGACGAAAAGCATCTGCTGATATGAGTGCGCTTACCACGACAATGAGTACTGCGGATAAGGAATATGTAGGTGGATATGAAGCTTTTGTAAAAGACAGCGCAATGGTAAGCGCTGAACAAAGTGTTGGTAATGTTGGTGGTCTATTAAATACTCCAAAAGAGCATAGAGCAAGTTTCATTCAAAAAGCATTAGAAAAAGCAGAAAAAGATGGCAGGTATGACGAGGTTAGATCAGATTTCGAGAGAGCTGGATTAGTGGACAAAAATGGTGTTGCAAATCCTGATAACTGGATTAGTGGCACTTCATTTCTCAAAGCAAACAATATGAACGCTCATAATGCACTTGTTGCTGGCGGCATGGTGTTTTCAGGGGCATTAGGCGAAAACGCAAGTGTTCAAGCTTCTTCATTGAGTAGCTTGACGTCAGGGGATAAAACTACCGTAGATAATCAGAGTATTGAAAAAGGTGGTGCAATCTATGACATAAGCAGTGATAAGTTGCAAAAAGTCATAGCATTTAATATGCACCAACAAGCTCACAGTGGAAAACAAATATCTTACGATAAAGCAACTGGTAAATTTAATATGCCAGATAAAGAAACTGCGCAAGAATTTGCAGATTTCACAGGAGATGCAAATTTAATTAAAAATACTAGACAAAATGCGTTAGATGAAACGTTAGCGGAAGTAGCTGATTTCTTAGGTGTAAGTCCAACTGGGATTGTTGCAGGAGTGGGTGGAACAGCTGTTGGATTAGGGGGAATAGCCCTAGGAAGGCAATTAGGGCTATCTGGCAAAAAATCTGAAATAAATAAAGCTGGAGATAAAACAAAACAATCCAAAACCAATGATGTAGATTCCCAACATGGTGGCTCCTTTCACGATGATATAAAAAATTATACCGAAGAATATGGTGCAAGTAAAGAGCTTTTTGACAAAGAATCACGAAATTTGGATGATTTAAAAGGACAAAGAGGACGCATTGATGATGACCATCCAAGAGCGCATAAATTAGATGAGCAAATTGCTGAGAGTGAAAAACGTATGGGTGAGCATAAAAATGACATGGAAATTGCAGATAGGAATGTAAAGGCAACTAAACATCTTGCAACCCAAGATATTCATGCAAAAGCATCTCACTCTAAATTCGGGTTTTTAGGTCAGGCGTTAACCTCTATTGCTGCTTCAGTTGGTATTGCAAATGCAGGTGAATTTGGAGAAACACTCGAAAACACAATGAATGCCATAGATCCTATGAGCAATTTATTAATTGGTCAGCCTCTTGGTGCAGGGAGTGACACTTTTAAACCTATGAGCGCTCAAAGACAAGATATAAAAAATATTCCAGTTATGACCTTAAATGCCGCACAAAATGATTCAGGACTTGCTCCAGCAATTGATGAATATAACAGTCAACAAAACGTATCAGCATTGCAAAAAATGCAACCAAACACTATCGCAACCATGCAAACAAGAGGCGGAGAAATGAGTTTAATGAAAAACTCTAAATCAGGCAATTTAGATATCCATTTACCAGGGCAGTCTTTTGCTGAAAACACAGGTATCCCCTACTCTAACTTTCAAGATTTTATGAGTAATCCTGCACAAGCTCAACAATTTGCACAAATGGCCGCAAAAAGCAACTTTGATGGACAAAGTGGTGGTGGTGTAGCAAGTGCTACGGATATGGAACAACTTAAAAATGAAATGAACACAAATTTTCAACGTAGCACCGTGCAAACAATGAATTTACGTTCTAGCACTTCAACGTCTGCTATGGAAATTGAAAATACACGCGAAATTATTGAAGACCAATTAACTTCGTCCATTGATTCAATTGAAGAGACATTGGAAGACGTTCAAAAACGCTTAGAAAGGCGGTAA
- a CDS encoding phage replisome organizer N-terminal domain-containing protein, which yields MKSNMCIPWFKLNQDFFKDRLSQKMLLQDNGHEMMCSYLQMLILSGKNDGEIHVDIEELSISEHLTIALDTQSEVIDKLLLFLNNNHAIKYVNDVCIEMTLYKDCLKSGSESLHRVRKHRTIKQKKHSNVTETLRNVTSTDCNVTDEANALNTELDVNSPISEDNQYSTPECNVTETLHSPILPIIEVIYETPNEEKGK from the coding sequence ATGAAATCAAATATGTGTATTCCTTGGTTCAAATTAAACCAAGATTTTTTTAAAGATCGTTTATCCCAAAAAATGCTTTTACAAGATAACGGGCATGAAATGATGTGTTCATATCTACAAATGCTCATTCTTTCAGGTAAAAATGATGGAGAAATTCATGTTGACATTGAAGAATTATCAATATCTGAACATCTTACTATTGCACTTGATACACAAAGTGAAGTAATTGACAAGTTGCTTTTATTCTTAAATAACAATCATGCTATCAAATATGTAAATGATGTATGTATTGAAATGACACTATATAAAGATTGTTTAAAATCTGGCTCTGAATCCCTTCATCGAGTGCGTAAACACAGGACAATAAAACAAAAAAAACATAGTAACGTTACTGAAACGTTACGTAACGTTACGTCAACAGATTGTAACGTTACAGATGAAGCAAATGCCCTAAATACCGAACTTGATGTCAATAGTCCAATTAGTGAAGATAATCAGTACTCTACTCCTGAATGTAACGTTACTGAAACGTTACATAGCCCAATATTACCAATCATTGAAGTTATTTATGAAACCCCTAATGAGGAGAAAGGCAAATGA